AAATTTTTATTACTCAGCGTAGGGCTGATTCACACATGGGTGGCTTTTGGGAGTTCCCTGGAGGAAAACTTGAACAGGGTGAAACACCTGAGCAAGCATTGATTAGAGAATTAAAGGAAGAAGTTGGGATCACGGTAACGCACTGTGAATTAATTGACACCATCAAACATGATTTTCCTGATAGAAGCATCACTCTTGATTTTTTTCTGGTTGATGAATGGGAGGAAGAGCCGTTTGGTAAAGAAGGGCAACCTTCCCGTTGGGTTTTACAATCAGAATTAATTGCTGATGAATTTCCTCCCGCAAACCGTAGTATTGTCAGTTTTCTAACCCAAAATGGTTCCTGTTAAAGAGTTTTTAATAAATTGGGGTAGTTAAATCATCCAATATAAGCGGCGCCAAATAAAAAGGCACCGCTATAACATACGTTACATGATATTACTTATGCTATTCCGGCTGTTCGCTCCAGTTATCATTTTCTGAACTGTCACTTTGGCTTGGTATTTTCTTTTCCTCACTGGCCCATTCGCCCAAGTCGATTAATTGACAACGTTTACTACAAAATGGGCGATGTGGGCTAATTTCTCCCCATACTACCGTGTTGCCACATGTTGGACATTCGACAGTCAATACTTCAGACATAATACTCTCTCCCGCTTGATTTGAAGGTCATACCCTCCATTCTCATATCGCAGCTTTGTTGGCTGAACTCACTGTTTCAGTGACGTATCGATAAAATAGAGTTCTATCAATACAAAATTAGCCATGCTATTGGGAACTCATTCCCTTATTGTCGTACTGCAACTTGAAATTTATTGGGCATATGTTAGCAGCAGGCCAATTCAAATGACAAATGGGCAGGTACAACACCATGCTCACTATCCATTGGTAAAAAGCGGATTGCGAAACGTGTTTTGTAGCCGGAAATTTGTGGGTAAACCAATGCATCTAGTACCACGTCCAATTTTAATCTCAGTAGATCGGCTTCATCTGCATTCCCCTGATAAAATCCATTATGGCTGGTTTTAGGGGTGAAAACGGCAGAATGGCGTATGAGTTTCAGAATACTTTCCAGAGCTTGTTGTAATGGCCGAAGGCTATCCAGCCAGGCTTTGACAGATTTATCCCTGACAGATTGTGGTAAATGTAACCACAGATGCAATGTTGGCAAATCAAAACTACAACATCCTCCTGGGATGCTGAGACGTTGACGTACCATACTGATAATCCGGTCTTCTTTGATATATTGGCTAAGCCGTGGAGCTTGATTCAAGGCAGTGCTGCGTTCTTTAAGTTGCTCTGTCAAACTATGTATCATAGCTGTATCGGCATTCGGAGCACCGAGCC
The sequence above is drawn from the Xenorhabdus ishibashii genome and encodes:
- the mutT gene encoding 8-oxo-dGTP diphosphatase MutT produces the protein MEKKHLHIAAGIIKNSNDEIFITQRRADSHMGGFWEFPGGKLEQGETPEQALIRELKEEVGITVTHCELIDTIKHDFPDRSITLDFFLVDEWEEEPFGKEGQPSRWVLQSELIADEFPPANRSIVSFLTQNGSC
- the zapD gene encoding cell division protein ZapD produces the protein MSDATSTIIFEHPLNEKMRSWLRIESSLQQLEKQRYLDSQASSLSFFRTIAELIEILERGEVRSELLKELDRQQVKLKQWLGAPNADTAMIHSLTEQLKERSTALNQAPRLSQYIKEDRIISMVRQRLSIPGGCCSFDLPTLHLWLHLPQSVRDKSVKAWLDSLRPLQQALESILKLIRHSAVFTPKTSHNGFYQGNADEADLLRLKLDVVLDALVYPQISGYKTRFAIRFLPMDSEHGVVPAHLSFELACC
- the yacG gene encoding DNA gyrase inhibitor YacG translates to MSEVLTVECPTCGNTVVWGEISPHRPFCSKRCQLIDLGEWASEEKKIPSQSDSSENDNWSEQPE